acacaagtaccaaactgttaaactatgctatacacggctatgtccgactaagtccctacagtgatatttttaattgctgcggcatgcttaattattgggggtaggcctatcgggagtaacgtccccgatacatttgaccaagtcattgtattacttaataatgaaattaaaccgacaaggacagacacaacttgtcatggggcaaaaacttgaacgtttagtctaaatatcacgcattggcataactttttgatcctgcgggagatcaactttacaaactaaatcttgtggtctaaaacaacgacaaactttttgttaaacctatgaacttcactcaacctttttggttgacactttagcatgttttgtctcaggtactgtttgattcaagctcttatacttactgcttatgtgatgctacttgaacataggatcaagagatatcgcatttattacttctgcatatgaacatttacgatattgttattcctgtcattgtaacgatatttcattttccgctgcgtactcattaaagttaaattcatcatttagtattgttctcgtttattataatatgttggtatgttttgatattagtgacgttccttccagaccctattgggaggacgttacagttgTACAGGTTGGAAACAAATGAAAATGCGATGGTTGCGGATAGAATTTTCAAGGATGGTGCAGCGCTATCTTTTAGGTGGCAATGGGCACGAGATCCCACAGGTAAAACATGTGGGGAGCTTCAGCAACTCCAGGACAGGCTGCAATCCTTCTTGTTCGCCGGCGGTGCATCAGACTCGTGGACTTGGATCTTGCAAGGTAATGGGATTTTCACTACTCAGGCACTAACAACTTTGGTAAATGAGCGGTTAGGAAGTAGTTTCCCTACGCAGCAGGAAACACATAGAAACAACTACTTGACGCAAAAAATTGGTTTTTTTATTTGGTGAACGAAAAGGAATAGAATCCCGGTTCACGTGGAAATAGACAAGCGGGGTGTTGATCTAGACTCGGTTAGGTGTCCTATGTGCAATAACGACTCCGAAACCGTAGAACATGCCACACTCACTTGTCCATTCGCAAAGGATTTATGGTCTCGAATCTTCCATTGGTGGAATGGTGGCACGCCTCAATATTCCAATTTAGAGGACATGTTCCAGGGAAAAACCTGTCCTTCAAACACCAACGCCTCTAAACTTTGGCAAGCAACTGAGTGGGTCACTGGTTACATGCTTTGGAGAATAAGGAATTTGAAAGTTTTTGAAGGCAAGATGTGGAACGCTCCAATGGTGTTAAGTGAAATCCAAGCAAAAAGTTTCCTTTGGATAACTTCGCGATCAGAGAACTTGCATCTCGATTGGAACACATGGCTCCTTCATCCAAGTACATTCGATGATCATGGATAATCTTTTGGGGGTCTACTGTCGTGAACAAGACATTGAGCCAACATCAAGTTTCCTAGTCACATAACACCTATGAAATCTTCTTTTCTTGTTTTTCATGCTAGATGATTTAGTCTCTGTAAAGCATTTGCTCAATGGTCTTCGGATGTTTCGCGTATCAATACTCTCAGTTTTTAGTTAAATAAATAATACTACCTTTgcctttaaaaataaaaaaataaataaatattgagTGTAGTAAATCTTCCTTTTCTCGTGTTCTTAAGCCATAACATAGCCAAACCTATTATATTATTCTCTCCATTCTACTAaaattttcattatattatattatattatacttatatacTAAATTGCACACAGATTTTGATTGTTTAGTTAAGAAAAAAGCCCAAAACGACCTTAGTTATTTTTAACTTTCAAATTTACAGTTTACTTCCTCACATGTGAGTATTAATTGTAATTTTTCAGAAGAATAAAAGGTAACTTTGGAGGTATAAAATGTAATTTCTCTATTTAATAAAAAGCTACTAAATTTTTTAATAGATTTATCTTTCTGTTAGAGCTGAGTTAGGATTCACCGCCATCAccatttaactcaaaataattttacgaactagaCACAACAAATTATATTCGAAACGGAGCTGCGACGCACTACCAACGGAGCTTTattttttagcaataaatatgaaaGTTGTTTGAATTTATAATTTATGTCCATGAATTATTTATGAACATgcaaataaaattattataatattaattatatatgacCACTAATGACTaataacttttataaaattaatcTTACGGGTTACACTTTCATCCAAAAGTAATTGTGTAATCCATTTAATCTATCAACCGGGAATGAAATTTTTGTGTAagatcgtaaatttttaaaaatactgatatttttaattttatttttaagttaTGTATAGATACAAAATGGTTGTATACAAATCACTAATAATTATTAATGGTTACGGTGGTTAAGGGGATCATTAAGTGAGCATACCAGTTTTTACTTTTTCATATAAAACAAAGCGGAACAATTAGGTATATCTGTTATTTTTGGGAGAGTTATAAAATACACTATAATGCATCATGGTGCCAGTATTTTGTTTTGATAGAAATAATGAAGAGAAAAAATTATCAAAAAGAACGTTACTTTCCGAAAATGAAAATGTACAACATTAGGTATGTATGTAATAACTAGTAGACGATAGACCATATAACATACGCTATGTCTATACGCATAGCTATTTTGCGGACTTATTCTCATAATATTAGTTGCGTATACATATGTAGGCATTTTGTACATAAATATCGTTTGATACTACAATCATGTACCAATAACATATATCCAAATTCAACCGCCACAACGCGGTCCGAAATCTAACTAGTTTAAACTACTAAAACAATCTTAGAATTCTTCACTATTTTACACCTTTTACTAAGACCATTCTCAACCATTACACATTTATTAACCATCGTAGACTATCACATCAGCATCACGTCAGAGATTCCTTATCATCACTCACTCATCACATTTCATTTTCATCTAGCACACACTTATTTACCATCACTTTGACTcactatattatttaattaaataaattataaattacaatttatatatgtatatgtacaagtgAACATAACAAATGTGCTCGTGATGCGAAATGATTTGTATTCATGAAAGGTGTTGCACGACCACCATTGCGAGTGATTGACTCGATCGTGCTATCAGTGAAGTGATTGGTGAGAGACCTGGCAAAGAGATTTGGCCAGATTTTTTCAGCTATTGATGGGAGGAGTCTAAACCAATAACATATCTACCCACTAAAGTCTCTATTAATTAATTGTAATATAAAAGTATTATGTGTATTATAGGAGCAAGATGAACTATTAATATCAAAGTACTTAACCTATATAAAACAAAAAAGAGGTTGACTAATTGACTTTTTCTCTCAAATTTTATAACTTACTTTTCCTTTTCATCTGTTGTCACACACTTGTCATTTCCTAGCTTCCTCTCCCTTGAAACCCCTTGAACCCCTAGTTCTTCTAATCCATTTTTACGTCATCTTCCCATTTGCTCTTTGATATCCCTTTAAACAACCGTTTTGTAGCTCTTTTTCATCCCCTTCTTCAGTCATCGGCATCTCGTCGGTGACTTGGACTTCTTTAACACTTTCTGGCAACTGTCAAGGATTCTGACCAGTCTTTATTTTCCCTGTCATCGTTCTTCCttccttttcgtttctttcctcataGACTCTTTTCCGGTGAGTTCGATGTTTTCAGGCCGGGCTTGTCCTCTCATTTTCTAGTGTCAAACGGCGAATGCATGTGGTTCATGTGCATTCAGACTCTTGCGGCGTTATTTGGTAAGTTCctctaaatttttttgtttttccgTTCAGATTTAGGTGTTTGGTCGTCGTTCATTTTTGGTAGTCGGTGACCTATTTTCGGTCACATGTGTTGGTCATTCACTGTCTGAGAGCTTCCCTCGGAAGTTCCATGTTTAGATTTGGTGCAGATCTAGTCTTTTGATGGGTCACGATCTCTTTTCGGACGGTGGGTTTGAGGGACGATTGTCCTTTTCCGGTTAATAGAGTTTTCTTTTTCTTTCTAAAAATGGTGTTTTTGTATTTATACTGTTGGATCTCCGATTCCCGTTGTTTCGAGTTTCGTTAGCTTCACTGATTGACCCGTGTGTGGATCCTCCTCTGTTTGGTTCGGTTCAGTGTTCCCTTCTTGTGTTTCTGTCTACGGGTTACTAGATTTACGGTCGAAATCAAGCCATTTTTTGGTTTGGTCGGAGCTCCGGTATCCTAATCAAAACCAGGACGGTGTTATGGTCGGGTCCCCACTTTTTTATCGCTTTACATGTGGTCTCGCTCGTTCCATCTTCCCTATCGGGCCCTgtttgtgtaacatcccgttttctcccTACATGTCTTAAGGTATATACTTAACCGTTAGTACGTCTATATTTCATTGTTAtgtgattaataaatttaaatggtaaTTTGATGTGTAcgcgttatgtatatatataaatatacgtaACGCATGAGAACGTATATGTGCATGAGTATATACGCGGTTAGGAGTGTAGTAAGTCTTGTAAAACTATTTGGTGAAGGCTAGGgaatataggaagcgggaatggaatgtacaagtcgaataaatcgGTGATGGAGTTTAAGTTGTCGAAATGACCAGGCGCAGGACTTTGTCGCGACGTTGGACACAAAACAAAGTCAGGAGGCTCAATATTCAGATCAAAAATCACTTGCAATGTCGCGCCGCGGTAAATGGAGTCGCGCCGCGACACTAGGAGCAAACCAATGTCAGGAGGAGATCAAAACCGCTCGAGAATTACGTGAAACGCCACACCGCGACAAaacagggtcgcgccgcgaccatctGTGCAGTCTGGTTCTGAATTTAGTTTTTAAAAGGTGTAGTTcgagggtaatttggtcttttcacgtgtagatctgattggagcatttaatctccaccacttatccatattattcatttcttttccatttttcttctccatttactctcaaaacataaaacccacttagattcaaagtgagatttgagagtgaagaatttagagttgatctttggagcaagaattaaagttgttctcctcgttcttagctatgagtggttagtgttggtaagtcttaactcagtattttgagttttagttaattcatggctagggtttggccatttgggacttgtaagacccatttgagtTGCTAGTCACTAACACACTTTTAAATGATGAAAGCATGTTAAGGGGttgagtttgaccaagtttgtgggtataagtgttaaaatgggtcaaatgagtcatggttgacctaattgggtgaaatgggtatggaataccctaagtttgtgttaattggtgatagtaggctctaatcactagcttttagtgatttatgaagagtcat
This genomic window from Rutidosis leptorrhynchoides isolate AG116_Rl617_1_P2 chromosome 2, CSIRO_AGI_Rlap_v1, whole genome shotgun sequence contains:
- the LOC139889428 gene encoding uncharacterized protein, whose protein sequence is MVADRIFKDGAALSFRWQWARDPTGKTCGELQQLQDRLQSFLFAGGASDSWTWILQGNGIFTTQALTTLVNERNRIPVHVEIDKRGVDLDSVRCPMCNNDSETVEHATLTCPFAKDLWSRIFHWWNGGTPQYSNLEDMFQGKTCPSNTNASKLWQATEWVTGYMLWRIRNLKVFEGKMWNAPMVLSEIQAKSFLWITSRSENLHLDWNTWLLHPSTFDDHG